The nucleotide sequence CTTTGTGTTTGATATGTTATTTAGAAAATAGATGCAGCCTAATTGGGAAGAATTATGTTGAAGATTCCAGGCAATTATTCGCCTACAATGGAACAACAAACCATGGCTCTTAGGCCATCAGTGGAACTTATAACCTGATGGATAGATCCTAAGGCAGTGCATTTCCTTGTATATCTCATAAACTTGACAAGCAATCACCTTGTGAGCGATCACATCTGAGGTTTCTGCAGGCCTTATTTTGCAGTGCTGAACTTGTTATGAAGTAGATGCAGGGGAAGTGCAGTTGTCACTTTTGAGCATTAAAATTATCTCTATACCACAGTAAGGGACAACTATTATTTATGTAATGCTTCAGTGGTCATATCTGACGAGGAGCAGGTAGGAGGGCATTGAAGCAGCATCAAATATCCAGCTAACCCTGCACAGAACTTGACATTGGAGCACCGCGGGCTTGCAAAATGTTCAGAGTGATCACTTACACGAAGGAGATATCGGAACTGCACACTTGCAAAAGGGAAGCGCAGTTCAAGTCCCTCTGTTTCTACTGACACGAATATACGCAGTGCAGTtgccaagatttttttttttttcaagcaaaaACTTGCTGAGAAATTGATTGTTCTTCTGTATTCGCGAACTGCATGCATGGCATTTTAATATGCCTGCCTTTCAACAAAGTCAGCTTTTTTGACTTCCaggcattaaaaagaaaaatgtaacTGCTGTACATTGGCCATTCAATCGGTGGTTATATCgaattattatcattttttttcataGGGCCATTGTCAGATCTGCTTACGGTCCATGTAAGGTCAGCAAATAGCAAATCTGGCTGCTTGAATCTTGAAATCATCAATTGATGGCGAGAATACATCGACAACATAATTTCTGACATCAAAAAAAGTTAGAAGGGTGATCCATAACTTTCCTGTTGCCCAACTTATAAGCAGTAGCCAagattatatcttactgcatcACACTGATGTAGGATTATGTGATGAGCTTACACTGTATTTAAACTACGTGAAACATGGATGAAAATTTTGTCACCGGATCTCAGTTACCAACTTATCTAGACGTGTCACATTTTTCGATCTGCCTATTTTTAACATGGCCTGCTAAATGGAGTAAAAGTCTATCCGTAAATGGACGAGGAACCAAATGAAGTTACCTAAATGCTTTAGGTAGAATAAGAGAATTCAAAGGAATGTCGCCTCTTATTAAGCATGCAATATATGATATTTGAAACAAGTGAACACGTTTGATGGacaggggttgtatctttcgcgcgaaagaaggattcactttCATTTTATGCAAGTGGATGAATAGGTTCGGAGTACTTGTCTATGCAGGATGCAATTCAATAGTCGACATTGCGAAAAAAGAAAGGTCAATAATTCCTTCATACGAAGGAAACGATCCGTACCCATGTTTGACTCCAGGGCGCATCCAGACCTTCTCAAGCCATATAAATTTACCTTGATGTACGTGTAAGTTGGCAAATGTTATGATACATTAGAGACGATGGCATTGAAGCAAATCCGCATTTCCGTACACCCTTCTCCCTATCAAAATCAAATCCACACATGTCTGCACCAAACATGGTCTTGGCTTGATGATAATAGACCTGATCCAATCAAGAACTTATTCCACTCGGACCGGAAGAGACTATAGACTGAATACTATGCATCAAGGCATATGAGATGCAGGGTTATAATGTATATACCACATAGTACAAGCAACAATGTGCCACACATGCCATGCATCTTGATGATGCAATGCCTGGTAGTATTGCTCCTATCTTACATAATTACACCCTGATTGGCTCGTTCACCTCTTCTGGCAAAGAGAAGGGAGATGCATCAGCCAAAAAAGACAGAATATTTATGCAGAATGATCTAAACTAAATGCAAAACACAACGCTCAGCATTCATGCTTCCTTTCGCATGCGTTGCATGTCCCAAcaatgtacatatatatgttggaCATTCACTTAAATTTATCATTGCACAACTCATTACGAATCGATCTGCTTAGATTTTTCAAGCGAGGCTCACTTCATGGGGGCCATAGATTGGAGGCTAACTCATTGTCAATCTAtctagttagattttttttctttcaagtgAGGCCGATTTCATGGGACCATGGATTGGAGAACAGCTCCCATGCGATGACCTCTCACTGCACACCTCGAGTGCCATGGAAGAATCCAATGCTCGCACCGTTCAGCAAGCGGACGAGGCCAGACCCAACGTTATGGGCCCAAAACCTTCGCCCCGCTGCTCGCACCGCGAGCGTCCGCTACGAGCGGAAATGGAGGAAGCCACGCGCGAGGAGCAGGCAATTAAAAAGGCCAGTACGACAGTGCAAAGCTAAAAAGAAACTCATCGAAAGCTCCACTCATTTACCACTTTGATGCTGAGACCTCGCTCATAAAGACTCGAGAGCGAAACTTTAACTCCACCCTTTAATtattctccctctctttctctcaaaagaaaggaaaaaaaaagagaaaagtctCCACCCTTTAATTATGTCTTCTTCGAAGGCCTCGCTCCACCAGCTTTCTCGGTTTCGGTGCATTGGGCTCAGCAGTCCATTCCATTCTTCGAAAGAATCTTGGCTTGGATTTGGAGCGCTTTAATTGCTCTGATTAAGAAGATTAAATGCCTCCTGTTCCATTTTGTTATTGTTTGGGTTCACAGAATCAGAGGGAGGGAGAATGGAGAGCCCTGGAAAATGTGGTTGGGACTCCAATAAAGGCATCAGACCCAATGCAAATGCTAGAGCGTGGAGAATTAAGCTGACTCCACATGCTGGGAAATGGACATCATGTTGTTGTGCTCTTTTTTTGTCCTACTAGCAAGTTAAGGAAACAATCATAGAAGGTCATGAGGAACATTGGAACTCAGGTCTGATTGGTATTTTAAACTCTACAATAGAAATGATGGCTTCAGACTGATTAGCAGAGTCAATTGGTTATAGCAAGTCAGTCATAGGCATGGCTCTGCGGTTTCTGAGAGCTGGTAAAGATATTGTATGCTACACTGTAACTCCCATCCTTCTTTTTGGTTTTATGGTTTCGATGGAATGCCAGCTCCAGGGTTGACCGAAATCTTAAAAGGATGGAAGATGTAGTTGAATCTGTGCGTAGAAGGAGAGAATCTCTACGCGAGAGCTGTTGACCAACAATTGAAGCATTTGGATAGGAGTCATGAACATATCACGAGAGCACGGTCTGAAATCAGATTTATGATGGGGTGGTTCAATATATTCTTGAACTCAGCGAATACCTTTTAAAACTATTCTTACCATGGCCCTTGTTTGtgtccttttaattttttttcttccacccGCAACTATTCAGCTATGCCGAATATGGCTAGTTTTTGGTTTATATTCACTGGTAATTTCAATTACAAAATAACTTGTAATTAAGGATTAAAAAAGTAATTCATGTCTAATTaccgaaaaaataaaataaagtaacTCCTGCCTTGGAATTCAACTAATAAATAAAACGCATGAAGTTTTTGGTTTAAGTGTTCTTCTTGAGCCATACTAGATTgctatatttttagaatatttgtAGTTGTTCGATATATCTGGTTACTAGCTACTATGCGGACACTTTATATGCAATTTTTTAATGCTCTCATAAACTTAGGGCTGCAAGCAGGTTGGGTCTAATTGAATTAATTATAATATCAATTTTTGTTAATCCATCAAAATTCTTTGATCAAATTAGTTCAATAATAATTCTCACACAtatcataataaatatataaatttattatcaAATTATATCTTAACCATATACATGATAAAAAATAGTCTataatatgtatatattatcaaaaatatattttatgtaagattagattcataATCACGTGCTGCTACTATTTATAACTCATATTATtgacaaaatatataataaataaaaactgATTTCTCACATGCAAGAAAGAATATAAAGTACTTATGTTTGATCCGAGTGAATTCAAGTCCATGTCAGGAATTTAATACTCCAAAGCTGATCCATATTCAGAGCAAGTTAAGTTTCTGATTCCAAATTTAATCCAAATAACTTTGGCTCTGGCTGGATGGAAGTAATTTTAGATCTGATTTAGATCTATAGTACGTTAAACAGGTCCACTAGCTGGTTGTACTCAGTAAAACAtataaactaaaagaaaaagtttatattttaatatatcttTTACCCCTTTCACGTATTTCATTCAACAAGCATGTTCATATTTTTACAGTTACCTACCAAGTTACCACCATCTCCCCAATGATAAATACCATCATATCCACCACAGCCAAAATCCTCATATTTTCTCAGCCCCGTAGCCAGCCATAGTCTCCACCACCCCCAACCCTTTTTGGCCCTTCTAtctttctccctctccaatGCCCTCCATCAAAAGCTAAAGCCTAaagtattctttttttttttcttaaagccAAAAGCGAAAGCGAAAAAGAAACTCCCAATATCACTCCCTCCCCTCCGATCCCCCCGAATCAAAGCAACCATCACAGCGAGCACCGGCGAGCGTGAgaaagagcgagagagagaaagaagaacgaGAACAATGCCGCCCCAgatcctcttccttctcctaGTACTACTCTTTGGCCAAATCTCTGTCCTGCCGGGCCTGCCCGGCCTTCCCGTCATGCCCGACCCCGACCCGGCCGCCATCCAGCCGTCCCTCCTCTTCCCTACCTCCTCCCCGCCCGCCACCATCCCGGCGTTCCCCGAGCAGTCCGACGTCGCCGGCGCAGCCTGCCCCCTCGACCTGCCCGACGATTTCCTCCCCGCCGTCTCCGCCACCTGCTCCAcctccgccgccggccgcctccCCTCCCGCTCCCGCTGCTGCCCGGTCCTCGCCGCCTGGCTCTACGCCGCCTACTCCGCCACCGCCCTCTCCGCGCGCCCCCTGCCCGCGCCACCCGCCCTCGACCTCCCCATACTGCCCGACGACTCCGAGGCCTGCATCGGTGGCGTCGAGCGCGCCCTCCGCGACCGCGGCGTCCGCCTCCCCCGCGTCAACGGCACGTGCGACGCCGCCTACTGCTACTGCGGCATCCGCCTCCGGAGGCTCACGTGCGCCGGGGGGGCGTCCGGCGCGGAGGGACGGTGGGTTCCCCCGGGGGACGCCGCGCGCCGCCTGGCGCGCGACTGCAGCCGGCCCGGTCTTGCCGGTTGCTCCCGCTGTCTCCGGACCCTCAACCATGTGAGCCCCCTCGCTCCCCTTTTCCCTAAACTACTCCTCTCAAGTATACTTCCGTTAAACTAGATTAGTACATGTTGAAAGCTTCAGCTTTGGGTTGCCGGGCTGGTGTATCCTTGCGCTACGATTCGTGTTGTTTGTGTGATGGTTGGCGGATCATGCGTTCGGAAAACCATCcataattttagaaaatatttcgTTATCTTCGTCTCTCTTCTTCTGTAATCTGTGTTAATTAATGTTGCGGCGGGTTTGCAGCTGAAGAGCAAAGTGGAGAAAGGCGGTAACGGGACCAGCGTAGGCAAGAGAGAGGGCGGGACTCGGAACCGGGAGTGCCAGCTCATGGGGGTGACGTGGCTCTTGTCGAAGAATCGGACCCACTACCTCCCCGCCGTCACCTCCGTCCTCCGTGCCCTCATGGCCGCCGACGCCACCGGCGCCGCCTCCGACCCCACGTCCTGCTCCCTCCCCCGCGACACCATGCCTCTGGCCGTCGACTCCGCCCAGATCAACGGCCAGtccgccgcctccgccgtcGTCCGATCACCGTTAACGTCGAACCCTCTTCATCTCCTCATAATAATTCCCTTAATCCTCTCATCTTTCTTCTAATACTAATTTGGTACGtccaaaaacattaaaaaaaaaacactcgtCCACTGTAATTATATGTAATCTATGTGGTTGTAGGTCATTAAAATCCCTTTCTTTCGGTTGCTAGTTATCATGGTTTCATGTGCTGAGAATCTTTGTAGGGCGACTGGGGCCTTGGTGGGTGCAGCGTGGCGTGCGAGTTTGTGGTGCGCGCTGTTAATTTCCATGGACTTGGTATCAGTTCTTGGAAGATGCTTCTGAGTGTTGTTGTTGGGTAGATGTAGATCTAAATTCTGGGCTCTTTTTGGCttgtttatttttgttttggaaGTAAACAGAGGCTGAAACTGGGCTCTTTTGGCTGCTGCTGGAAACGAGTGCCATCTTATATTTGGTAGTATCCGAGACTGGGTCCCTTGAAATGTCCTGGAGTTCAATTGGAAAATACATGGGGATCTGCCAAGCTGGTATGACTTGGTTTTACAGTCTCATGTTGCATGCATGGCTTGATGAATCAGACAAAACTTGCACCAAGAAAAAACCCGTGACTTTCATCTAAATGATGCCTTCGTTGGCATGAAATCGACCCCTTTTCTACATTTATATGATTGCTATGGCTCAACTTAAGCATGGGGAAAGATTTAGATCATGACCATATATTACAATGACATGATTTGTACCATATGTGGCTAATGAATGGTGAATTGTTGATGCATGGTGGAATATATGTGGGTGATCAAATTACGATGGAGATATTTGGAGCCAGAAAGAATTTGATCTCCTCCTGGTTGACTTGCATTACACCCTACAGTGGTGGCAAGTCATTTCATTCATGTTGATGGGTCATGTGGCATCACTAGTCACGGCTTGGAAGTTGAGCTTGTCCGCTACAAATTAATACTGTGTTGGTGTAGCTTGCAGGTTATATATGTTATCTTGTTTTGATCTCTTTCCTTAGTTTCTTTTTCGCATCTGTTGGGTCTGACTTGGAGTCCATGTATGAGCAAGGATGTAAATGATACTTGATGATCTGATCGATGCACCCTATTATTAAAAATTGAGCAGCCTTGATGATATAAATAGACTCGATAAGGTTACTAGGTCAAAATTGGATATTAATGGACACTTTATCATTAGTTATCAATCACCATGTATTGTTTTTTCAATGGAGTAATTTTCATCCACATGAACACAGCATGATCATAATGCACCATACATCAAGAGGTATTTAACCAAACTCGCATGTAGGTAGTCAAATTGAGAAGCAAAAAAATGTTGATATAATGTTATTATGGCTATGAAGGCAGCGGATATGTTATAGTATTTCATACCACTATAGCTGGGAGAATGAGCTCCCccttatccttttctttcacctcttcttcccttctcttccACTAGTGTTTTTAtcatttcataaatcataatgaAATGGTGGTGCATTTGGACCGTGTTTCCTCGAATAAAAAAGGGGCTCATTTTAAATTATTGCCCTCACCTTTGTATGTTTTGCTATTTGCTACAACTTTTTTAGGCTTTGTAAGCACTGTGATTTTGGTTAGGCTTTAATGATTTAGGGCTACAATCTAGACATTATCCATCCATCAAAGCAGTTGGGAAGCATTATAATCAAATGCACCTGTGGTTGATAGGAACATTATAGGGAATCTACCATTAATAGCCCAAAAATTATTTCCTATATCCTCTTATGTTATGGTCCTTGTTTCAAAAGAGCTCGAGTTTTAAGTAATATGGAACCCATAACTGTACTACTCGTAAATAATTAAAAGTAAAAGTGGGATTCCGAAACTACTTTACTCGAACAAATGTATATTAGGGGTCACTTTTCTTTGATATAACCATTTGTGGACCTATAAGTGGTGAAGAATCCCTTTGGAacctataaataaatttatagcTGTAATCCGGCAACAAATTGGACGATTTCATTTCAATTTATAATTTAGAGACTAGTAAGTATCTACAAATTCTTCTAGGAATGTGCAAACAATTGCTATTCCTAATAACAATTGGGATTGCAAATAATTTGTTTCTGATGTATTAGAAAGTCGACGAGAAGTGCCGTCTATACGAAATTACGGATGCGAACCAATCCAGGACCGAGTATTACTACATGAGTAATGGTTTTATATTAATAATGTCAAACACTCCGATTGAATTAGTAGTTCACTTAGGTCCTCGGAataattttgagtttttttgaatatttttataaaattaatatttatatatatacttttataaaaaattgttttattatttttatttttatatatgcatCAATGCTATCCCTGTTAATTAACggttccaaaataaaaaaattaaaattttgttaaagatcatgcaaaaaaaaaaaaaatttataagacAGTGCcggtaaaaaataaaaaataattttaaaattttattttatttttaattaaaataaaaatgttttttGTTAGGAAAACCGGTATAATAATAGAAGTATTCGTGTTAAGTTTTCTGAGGgggcagaaaaaaaaatataaaccttagaaagatatatgtgaatttgaatttttaaaaggtatacatgtaaaaaaaaaaccaaataatTTTTCCATCGAGCCTCATTATCCGGTCGGACCTTTCGATTCCGTCGttccctcttcctctttttctccttCGTCGCCTTCTTCTGGAATCCATGGCGACCCTCGCTCCCTCCAAAGTCGGAGCCGTCTCCAAGGGCCAAAGCTTCGCCTCTTCTTGGGATCAGGTAAGCCGCCCGACACCCTATCTCTCCTTGGTTTTCCTCCGCGCGtcataaaccctaaacccctcaaacccccaaATATTCTAGACCTATCGCTTGTTTATGGAGAAAAAAATAACTGCACCAATGACGATCAGGTTGCCTTCCTCGGTTGTCGTTTGCCTTCTTGTTTCGTTTATAGACGGCAAGCTGGCTTCTTGAAACCAGTGGGTACCCTCTTCTCCCTTCGGTCGCGCTTCGAGAGTTTCAAATCCCAATCTTTATGGAGAATCCTTTGCTTTTTAATAATCTTTTCTGTGTCTATGAGTGATCGGGTTTCATGGTAGTCTTTTCTTGATGCATTCGCAAATGGTGATCGGTTGCAACTCGCTATGAAGTTGAGGTCAATAAGGGGTAACAATCGTTAGGCGATGTCTTGATTTCTTTCCATGGGAACTCCTATGTGACTCTGGCTGATGGCGCATATTTGTTTCAGAAAAGTTGATTGATTTCGTTCTGAAAAGTTGAGAATGGTGCCTGGTGGTAATACCCGGGGTTCAGCTGGGGAAGAGTGTCTGAAAAAGGAACATGTTTCTTGTTCTTAGGTTTAGATCTTTCTTAAATAAGCTACTGGCTTCGTTGGGCCTGGAAAGATCTAATCTTacttcttatttgatgtttgttTGTTGATTTCTAGGCTTTTTTACTTCTGCTCACTTATACAAACTTTTGATAGGCTTGCTTTAGATACTTAGTACTAAGGAGATGATTGAATTTGCAACAGTTTActtattctctatttttttttttatactttaGGTGCATGTCCTTCACATTGCCACACCATATTAACCTTGTTTTGCAGGATGATAGTATCCTCAAATGGCACAACTGGTTACTTCATTTGTACAACTATGCTGCAAGGTAATGTTGCATCTTTCCTCTATTCAAGTTTTATTTGTGCTTCTTGTTAATGGGTGTCACGTTCAGTTTAACTTACAGAACTGTTGGATGTCAAATACATGGATATATTCTCTTTCTTTAATATTTGTTATAAAAttatgaagttttttttttcttaaaatcattTATCAAGCTTGTTGAGGATCATAGGATTGTGTTTCTGACACTTGGACCAGTGATTCTAGAATATTGTGGGATCAAGTCTTTGACCTGAAACTGGGTATCCTTGTTTGATGGCTTTTTTAGTGGATATTTTGCTTCCATTCAAATACCATTCTAACCATCTAGTAGGCCTCAATTTACGTAAATAAAGGTCAACAATGTTGGAATTCCCTACTTGCTGAACTAGCCTTCTACGGTCTATGGCTGGGCCTCATCTGCTTTGATGATGAATTTGCCACTTATTTGTGTACTCAGGTTGGCAGCCAGATATAAACTCTGTTTAAATTCTTTAAAGGAGTGCTTTTTAATTAGAGTTGTGCTTCACAATCAAGTCTATCTTGATGAGGAAAGGCGTGcatgatgaagatgataatgACCATATTGTCTGCTAGTGGATGTaaattaggggtggcaaaatatgacccaccCCATGTTCTACCCGCCATAaataggtttgggtttggcctaaacaggttcgggtcgcaaacaggttgacccgtttaacctgtttattaattggattGGATGACAATTGTCGAAATCTTGGACCATAACAGCAGCGCCCCCTTCCGCCAGTTCAGCAAGGTACTCCTCCGACTGACGGAACTTCTCGACGGCCTCACAGGCGGACGATTCTACTAGGCTCTCGAGCCACCCGACCTTCAACTCCCGCTCTTCCGCCTAGTCCTGAAGGCTAACTAGAGCAGCCTCGAGCTCGAAGATACGGCTTGCAGAGGAGGAGCGAGCCCGGGATTGCTCGGCCTCCATGTCTTGGATCTGAGCAAGCCTATCCTTTATTAGGGCCTCGGAAGCACGCACCTTCTTCTTGGTCTTCCGAAGCCGCTGTGAGGCGACTGCAGTTTTCTCCTCGGCCTCACGCCACTGCTACTCGACGGCGATCGTCCAATTTTCGGCCTCCTGCTGACGTTGCACAGCAGATACCACTCGGGCTTCGGCCTCTTGTTCTTGGAGCTCGgtattttagatgtctgacttgtttaacccgtttaatataTGGGTTGGGTTGGATCAGATAACCGTTTATCCGGTGATTAGGATTAGGATTTTTCTCGGTGAGTGACCTCTTTCCTCCTCAAAGATCTAGGTTTCGAGGGTAGAGGAGGAGAGGCCGTGGGAGAGGCGAGAGAGGGCAAGGGCGAGGGCATGGTCGAcggggagggagaggggaagGGGCCGGAGCTCGTCGAGGAGCAATAATCATCGAATTAAGCGAATTGGGTTCAAACAAAGTTTCAATCAGAACATAATCAAGCTACCTATATATTTGGTTAAAGAAaagttccaaaaccctagaggtCGTGCTTCATTGAAATCAAATCAGACGGCAACGAAACCTTGAGATGGAAAAAGATAGAGGACCGAGAACTGCACCGAAATCAAAATTCCATCTGCCGAGACAATCAAAATCCAACCAAGAACCGAACTCACCTTCGCCGGCCACGCCGGGAATCCCTTGACCTTCGTGAGAACCAAATCCCCCAGCTTCAACTGGTCCTTCGCCTTGCCATGCGCCCCACCTTTGCTGCGCCCCGGAGCCATGGCAACGATTAAGAAACCCTAACCCCCACCGTCCTGCAGTAACCCAGGCTTAGAGAGAAAAGATCGAaaaaagaaaccctagaacGCTGCCACTGGCTCGCTTCCCCGAGCTCGAGGCGGCTCCTCGCCCTGTCGGATGCCGGAGACGAGTATTTGGGCGGCCGAAGGGCTATGGCGTCATGATCGAGCGGCCGTGGGAGGATGGCGAAGTGAGGAATCTCAGCATTCGAACGTCGGAGACGGTgagaagggattgaagaggCAAGCGAGATGAAGCTGCAAAAGACGAGAGTCTTACAGCGATCGAGATTTGGGTACAAGGCGAGAGAAGCGAAGGAAACAACCAGGGAGAGGGGTGAGCCTTTAAATCAGGATGGGTTGGGCTaagcaggttaaacaggtcgggtcgggttgggcaaacaggttacctgtttattaaacaggttaaacatgtCGGATCGGATTGgcttacctgtttattaaacgtgACAGGTTtaagttgtaatttctgacctgtttaataaacagatcgggttcaggtttatgattttttgaTCCGA is from Phoenix dactylifera cultivar Barhee BC4 chromosome 6, palm_55x_up_171113_PBpolish2nd_filt_p, whole genome shotgun sequence and encodes:
- the LOC103701940 gene encoding uncharacterized GPI-anchored protein At4g28100-like, whose translation is MPPQILFLLLVLLFGQISVLPGLPGLPVMPDPDPAAIQPSLLFPTSSPPATIPAFPEQSDVAGAACPLDLPDDFLPAVSATCSTSAAGRLPSRSRCCPVLAAWLYAAYSATALSARPLPAPPALDLPILPDDSEACIGGVERALRDRGVRLPRVNGTCDAAYCYCGIRLRRLTCAGGASGAEGRWVPPGDAARRLARDCSRPGLAGCSRCLRTLNHLKSKVEKGGNGTSVGKREGGTRNRECQLMGVTWLLSKNRTHYLPAVTSVLRALMAADATGAASDPTSCSLPRDTMPLAVDSAQINGQSAASAVVRSPLTSNPLHLLIIIPLILSSFF